A stretch of Deltaproteobacteria bacterium DNA encodes these proteins:
- a CDS encoding sensor domain-containing diguanylate cyclase has translation MSTESAAPQLQRQLAELSALNELIKALTSTLDLAEILRIILNRIKLVTNAEALSLLLYDGERNELVFAATETLRENTIVGMHVPADQGIASWVAHSGRSARVDRAEQDPRFYRLIDQAAQFSTRSVLAVPIAQGRNVVGVIEVLNRTDGGTFTDNDQQLLEAIAAELAATVSAEMLAGDPGVTRRVLAQVSAAVPSEACSLLMRDQSGRELVFTASRTLQAGVIDGLRIRADQGIAGWVAQHRQPACVPDVSRDPRHFRGVERKAQLKTRSLLCLPVVSKDTLLGVIEVVNKVDGSAFTEEEQRLVQTLADHAAIAIENASLYRQAQLASITDDLTGLANTRHFNRVLPQAVAQAQANGQPLSLLVLDLDNFKTVVDSHGHLVGSRTIASIGRMIGHLIRPGDIAARFGGDEFVVLLPDTETAAALIIARAIREAIEASSTLDGNGIDISMVTASIGVATFPQHAANGDGLFRAADAAMYGVKRTTKNAIAVAPGVS, from the coding sequence ATGTCCACCGAGTCAGCCGCACCGCAGTTACAGCGGCAGCTCGCCGAACTGTCGGCGCTCAACGAGTTGATCAAGGCGCTGACCTCGACGCTCGACCTGGCCGAGATCCTGCGCATCATTCTCAATCGCATCAAGCTGGTCACAAATGCCGAGGCGCTGTCGCTGCTGCTCTACGATGGCGAGCGCAACGAGCTGGTATTCGCGGCCACCGAAACACTGCGCGAAAACACCATCGTCGGCATGCACGTCCCGGCCGATCAGGGCATCGCCAGCTGGGTGGCGCACTCGGGGCGCAGTGCCCGAGTCGACCGGGCCGAGCAGGACCCGCGCTTCTACCGGCTCATCGACCAGGCGGCGCAGTTCTCCACCCGCTCCGTGCTCGCCGTTCCGATCGCCCAGGGCCGCAACGTGGTCGGCGTTATCGAGGTGCTCAACCGCACCGACGGCGGCACCTTCACCGACAACGACCAGCAGTTGCTGGAAGCGATTGCCGCCGAGCTGGCGGCCACGGTCAGCGCCGAGATGTTAGCCGGAGACCCCGGGGTCACGCGCCGCGTGCTGGCACAGGTGAGCGCGGCGGTACCGAGCGAGGCCTGCTCGCTGCTGATGCGCGACCAGTCCGGCCGCGAGCTGGTGTTCACCGCCTCGCGCACGTTGCAGGCGGGCGTAATCGACGGCCTGCGCATTCGCGCCGATCAGGGCATCGCCGGTTGGGTGGCGCAGCACCGCCAGCCCGCGTGCGTGCCCGACGTCAGCCGCGACCCGCGCCATTTTCGCGGGGTTGAGCGCAAGGCCCAGCTCAAGACCCGCAGTCTGCTGTGCCTGCCGGTCGTTTCAAAGGATACGCTGTTGGGCGTCATCGAGGTCGTCAACAAGGTCGACGGCTCCGCCTTCACCGAGGAAGAGCAACGGCTGGTGCAAACGTTGGCCGATCACGCCGCCATCGCCATTGAAAACGCGTCGCTATACCGGCAAGCGCAGCTGGCCTCGATTACCGATGATCTCACCGGGCTAGCCAATACCCGCCACTTCAACCGCGTGCTGCCGCAGGCGGTGGCACAGGCACAGGCGAACGGCCAGCCGCTGTCGCTGCTGGTGCTCGACCTGGATAACTTCAAGACCGTGGTCGACAGCCATGGGCACCTGGTCGGCAGCCGCACCATCGCGTCCATCGGACGCATGATCGGCCACCTGATCCGCCCAGGCGACATTGCCGCCCGCTTCGGCGGCGACGAGTTCGTCGTGCTGCTCCCCGACACCGAGACGGCGGCCGCGCTCATCATTGCCCGGGCCATCCGCGAGGCGATCGAAGCCTCCAGCACTTTGGACGGCAACGGCATCGACATCTCGATGGTGACGGCCAGCATCGGCGTGGCCACCTTCCCGCAGCACGCCGCCAACGGCGACGGCCTGTTCCGCGCCGCCGACGCCGCCATGTACGGGGTCAAGCGCACGACCAAGAACGCCATCGCCGTGGCGCCCGGCGTTAGCTGA
- a CDS encoding sensor histidine kinase has protein sequence MASLFLLIPAVALIVVGVLVLVFSRAVVDVTFGVLILCSCAVLLGGAVWLVVSLKRTSDLSQLQLDFLSKVSHEFKTPLTSIRMFVDTLAERRLTSEAQTARCLTLLRQETERLSALIDRLLDFGRMQAGKMVYHREPESVAAVVEAALRAFEPLREQEQVAVEIDVQPDLPPVLADREAVSGALLNLLHNACKYSGEVKRIRVECRRENGRVALSVLDNGPGVPRRERRRIFEVFYRMDDRLSRRVGGSGLGLAIVRHVAQAHGGRVRVTSRAGGGAAFSILLPVLSG, from the coding sequence TTGGCTTCGCTATTTCTGCTGATCCCGGCGGTGGCGTTGATCGTCGTCGGTGTGCTGGTGCTGGTGTTCAGTCGCGCGGTGGTAGACGTCACCTTCGGAGTGCTGATCCTGTGTTCGTGCGCCGTGCTGCTGGGTGGGGCGGTGTGGCTGGTGGTGTCGCTCAAACGAACCTCGGACCTGTCGCAGCTGCAGCTCGACTTTCTCTCCAAAGTGTCGCACGAGTTCAAGACCCCGCTGACCAGCATCCGCATGTTCGTCGATACCCTGGCGGAAAGGCGCTTGACCTCGGAAGCGCAAACGGCGCGCTGCTTGACCCTGCTGCGGCAAGAGACCGAGCGCTTGAGCGCGCTCATCGATCGGCTGCTGGACTTCGGCCGCATGCAGGCCGGCAAGATGGTTTACCATCGCGAACCCGAGTCGGTGGCGGCGGTGGTGGAGGCGGCGCTGCGGGCTTTCGAGCCGCTGCGCGAGCAAGAGCAAGTGGCGGTGGAGATCGACGTGCAGCCGGATCTGCCGCCGGTGCTTGCCGACCGTGAGGCGGTGAGTGGTGCGCTGCTCAATTTGCTGCACAACGCCTGCAAGTACAGCGGCGAGGTCAAGCGCATTCGGGTCGAGTGCCGGCGAGAAAACGGCCGCGTCGCGCTGTCGGTACTCGACAACGGCCCGGGGGTTCCGCGGCGCGAGCGCCGGCGCATCTTCGAGGTCTTTTACCGCATGGACGACCGCCTCAGCCGGCGCGTCGGCGGCAGCGGCCTCGGCCTGGCGATCGTGCGTCACGTCGCCCAAGCCCACGGCGGCCGTGTGCGGGTGACCAGTCGCGCCGGAGGCGGCGCGGCGTTCTCCATTCTCTTGCCCGTCCTCAGCGGTTGA
- a CDS encoding transposase — protein MARPLRITFPGACYHVTARGNERKPIFRDDRDRARFLEILADSIRRFGLVLHAYVLMRNHYHLLLETPEANLARAMRQLNGVYTQDFNRRHRRVGHVLQGRYKAIVIEKDSYLLELSRYIHLNPVRVGEVAAAARFAWSSTAAYVGRRRAPQWLRIDEVLSHFGRRRRTAQRAYARFVAEGVGAQEPRPWEEVVGQTLLGAERWMERMRRRVEAGENDLEVPARRQLRRRPPLSVVFTQVSRRAGVRRENLERPTPGRVNLARLAAVQVAWELCGATQGEIGAACGVTPFAVSKMLRRAGALKATDRKFRKLIDSTSIALQT, from the coding sequence ATGGCTCGGCCGCTACGCATCACCTTTCCCGGGGCCTGTTACCACGTAACGGCGCGGGGCAATGAGCGCAAGCCGATCTTTCGCGATGACCGGGATCGGGCGCGCTTTCTGGAGATTCTTGCCGACAGCATCCGCCGCTTTGGCCTGGTGCTGCACGCCTACGTGCTGATGCGCAATCACTACCACCTGCTGCTGGAAACCCCCGAGGCGAACTTGGCGCGCGCCATGCGCCAGCTCAACGGCGTGTATACCCAGGACTTCAATCGGCGCCACCGCCGGGTCGGGCACGTCTTGCAAGGGCGCTACAAGGCTATTGTGATTGAGAAGGATAGTTATCTGCTGGAGCTGAGCCGCTATATCCACCTCAATCCGGTGCGGGTTGGGGAAGTAGCGGCGGCGGCGCGCTTTGCGTGGAGCAGCACCGCGGCCTATGTCGGACGCAGGCGCGCACCGCAGTGGCTGCGGATTGATGAGGTGCTGAGCCATTTCGGCCGGCGGCGGCGCACGGCTCAACGCGCCTACGCCCGCTTTGTCGCAGAGGGAGTTGGGGCGCAGGAGCCACGGCCGTGGGAAGAGGTGGTCGGGCAGACGCTGCTGGGGGCCGAGCGGTGGATGGAGCGGATGCGGCGGCGGGTCGAGGCGGGAGAGAATGACCTCGAGGTGCCGGCGAGGCGGCAGCTGCGAAGGCGGCCGCCGCTGTCGGTGGTGTTCACGCAGGTGAGCCGGCGAGCAGGGGTACGGCGGGAGAACCTCGAGCGGCCAACGCCCGGGCGAGTGAACTTGGCGCGGTTAGCGGCAGTGCAGGTGGCGTGGGAGCTCTGCGGCGCGACGCAAGGCGAGATCGGGGCAGCCTGTGGGGTGACGCCCTTTGCCGTGAGCAAGATGCTTCGGCGAGCCGGAGCGTTGAAGGCGACGGATCGGAAGTTCCGGAAGCTGATCGACTCCACCTCTATCGCACTCCAGACGTGA
- a CDS encoding CHAT domain-containing protein — translation MLVLPGILGSELSDTQRSGYGLIWLDPLGLVAGQLAQLQLTADGRSDANPRVHISASGIFDSYYGDLIEALHERGFDARAHCFDWRRDIRESAAVLANTIEALPPERPVSLVAHSMGGLVSRRMFQAHPAAAARVSRLIMLGTPNFGSFKPVLVLTGEEGLFQWVARLDLANSAATLTAVFRSFPGLLQMLPNQAKAAIDFFAGNTWGNAAPAAAALVRARKFQEQLADDASTRARYTLIAGYGQDTVTEIRLRRPGRFEFRSSEAGDGTVPLDLCLLDGVERTYFTATEHGSLPSEPEVIEATCAALEGRAVALPPALPLSRARAVTRPYTAPALPAVPAFIAARRGRAAPPPAPSPAAQIEAARRLRQELTRATTAAQRAALQRATAAVLQPFLRQAPARTPERAAPPPPAVARRARRLLIKTACGSVTEAPSYALVLGVFPGVRPQSSLAALDAKVDGYVTQLFHQGAIHGGAGELLFLPVPGAAIPAELAVLAGLGEARYFNAAVLRQVGENLARALHQVHVTDFATVPIGAGTSLRLEHSLQFLLEGFLIGLDAVDTDGLFRAMTLCEANPRRYRELYRLVAEAVPYWAARGVEIEHKELPQLAPPPQQAPGRGYNELSYWIEAAPGGLRYFLMGAAAIPTKQTAVNPQTLGREVQQLKDAMESRGPDAPKVAALQRFGKRLEAVFPRQLAKPLYDRDGFTQATLNLEPAAASVPWELLPAGQQPIALRMAVARRLAIAADHRPANTYLLPGSRPRRLRVAIVGNPTDNLPAAAREAQQLARLLRRDARFEVHTFIGRAECSEGRVSALMQAGAVDILHYAGHGEYDLERPERSGLVLPGEADGMLTAREVRGYERPPLLIFANACQVGIVGLRQSYGFAEALLQAGVRAYVGTFWSIPDLEAVSFALAFYQAVAAGTGLGDALLAARRATRRAGGKGAWAWASYMLYGPAWLQLAEKRA, via the coding sequence GTGCTGGTGCTTCCGGGAATCCTCGGCAGCGAGCTGAGCGATACGCAGCGCAGCGGCTACGGTCTGATCTGGCTCGATCCGCTCGGCCTGGTCGCCGGCCAACTGGCCCAGCTCCAACTCACCGCCGACGGCCGCAGCGATGCCAACCCGCGGGTGCACATCAGCGCCAGCGGGATCTTCGACAGCTATTACGGCGATCTCATCGAAGCGCTGCACGAGCGCGGCTTCGACGCACGGGCGCACTGCTTCGACTGGCGCCGCGACATTCGCGAGTCCGCCGCCGTGCTCGCCAATACCATCGAGGCGCTGCCGCCTGAACGGCCGGTGTCGCTGGTAGCCCACAGCATGGGCGGTCTGGTCAGCCGGCGCATGTTCCAGGCACACCCCGCGGCCGCCGCCCGCGTCAGCCGCTTGATCATGCTCGGCACGCCCAATTTCGGCAGCTTCAAGCCCGTGCTGGTCCTCACCGGTGAAGAGGGGCTGTTCCAGTGGGTCGCCCGCCTCGACCTTGCTAACTCCGCCGCGACGCTGACTGCCGTGTTCCGTTCATTTCCCGGGCTGTTGCAAATGCTGCCCAACCAGGCCAAGGCCGCGATTGATTTCTTCGCCGGCAACACCTGGGGCAATGCCGCCCCAGCCGCAGCCGCTTTGGTGCGCGCGCGCAAGTTCCAGGAGCAGCTTGCCGATGACGCCAGCACGCGGGCGCGCTACACCCTGATCGCCGGCTACGGGCAGGACACCGTCACTGAAATCAGACTACGCCGCCCCGGACGCTTCGAGTTCCGTTCCTCCGAGGCCGGCGACGGCACTGTCCCGCTGGACTTGTGCCTGCTCGATGGAGTCGAACGCACCTACTTCACCGCCACTGAACACGGCTCACTTCCGAGTGAGCCCGAGGTGATCGAGGCTACTTGCGCCGCGCTCGAAGGTCGTGCGGTGGCGTTGCCGCCGGCACTGCCCTTGAGCCGTGCGCGCGCGGTTACGCGGCCGTACACGGCGCCAGCGCTGCCGGCGGTCCCCGCGTTCATCGCCGCTCGGCGCGGGCGCGCCGCACCGCCGCCGGCGCCGTCGCCCGCCGCGCAGATCGAGGCCGCCCGCCGCCTGCGCCAAGAGCTCACACGCGCCACCACCGCGGCGCAACGAGCCGCGCTGCAACGGGCGACGGCGGCGGTGCTACAGCCATTCCTACGTCAGGCCCCGGCCCGAACACCCGAGCGCGCAGCGCCGCCGCCGCCGGCCGTCGCTCGGCGGGCACGCCGGCTGTTGATCAAGACCGCTTGCGGCTCGGTTACCGAGGCCCCGAGCTACGCGCTGGTACTGGGCGTATTCCCCGGCGTCAGGCCGCAAAGCTCGCTGGCCGCCCTCGACGCCAAGGTCGACGGTTACGTCACCCAGCTCTTCCACCAGGGCGCGATTCACGGCGGCGCGGGCGAACTGCTGTTCCTGCCGGTGCCCGGTGCCGCCATTCCCGCCGAGCTGGCCGTGCTCGCCGGTCTGGGCGAGGCCCGCTACTTCAACGCGGCAGTGCTGCGCCAGGTCGGCGAAAACCTCGCCCGGGCGCTGCACCAGGTGCACGTCACCGACTTCGCCACCGTGCCGATCGGCGCCGGCACCTCGTTGAGACTGGAGCACTCGCTGCAATTCCTGCTCGAAGGATTTCTCATCGGACTGGACGCCGTCGACACCGATGGACTGTTTCGCGCTATGACTCTATGTGAGGCCAACCCTCGCCGCTACCGCGAGCTCTACCGCCTGGTGGCCGAGGCCGTTCCCTACTGGGCTGCGCGCGGCGTCGAGATCGAGCACAAGGAACTGCCGCAGCTGGCCCCGCCGCCGCAGCAGGCGCCGGGCCGGGGTTACAACGAGCTGAGCTACTGGATCGAGGCGGCACCCGGCGGTCTGCGCTATTTCTTGATGGGCGCCGCCGCCATCCCCACGAAACAGACCGCGGTCAACCCGCAAACCCTGGGAAGAGAAGTGCAGCAACTCAAGGACGCCATGGAATCCCGCGGCCCGGACGCGCCCAAGGTGGCGGCGCTGCAGCGCTTCGGCAAGCGCTTGGAAGCCGTCTTCCCGCGCCAGCTGGCAAAGCCGCTGTACGACCGCGACGGCTTCACCCAGGCGACGCTGAACTTGGAGCCGGCCGCGGCCTCGGTGCCGTGGGAATTGCTGCCGGCCGGCCAGCAGCCGATCGCTCTGCGTATGGCGGTAGCGCGGCGCTTGGCGATAGCCGCCGACCACCGCCCGGCCAACACCTATCTGCTGCCGGGGTCGCGCCCGCGGCGCCTACGGGTGGCGATCGTCGGCAACCCCACGGACAACCTCCCTGCCGCCGCCCGCGAGGCTCAGCAGCTCGCTCGCCTGCTGCGCCGCGACGCCCGCTTCGAGGTGCACACGTTCATCGGCCGAGCTGAGTGTAGCGAAGGCCGTGTCAGCGCGCTGATGCAAGCGGGCGCCGTCGATATTCTGCACTACGCCGGACACGGCGAGTACGACCTGGAGCGGCCCGAGCGCAGCGGCCTGGTCTTGCCGGGCGAAGCCGACGGCATGCTCACCGCGCGTGAAGTGCGCGGCTATGAGCGCCCGCCGCTGTTGATCTTCGCCAACGCCTGCCAAGTCGGCATCGTCGGCCTGCGCCAATCCTACGGCTTCGCCGAAGCGCTGCTGCAGGCCGGGGTGCGGGCTTACGTGGGCACGTTTTGGAGTATCCCTGACCTGGAAGCGGTCAGCTTCGCACTTGCTTTCTATCAGGCGGTGGCCGCAGGCACCGGGCTCGGCGATGCCCTGCTGGCGGCTCGCCGCGCCACGCGCCGTGCCGGCGGCAAGGGCGCCTGGGCCTGGGCCAGCTACATGCTCTACGGCCCCGCGTGGTTGCAGCTGGCGGAGAAGCGAGCATAG
- a CDS encoding CoA transferase translates to MPMPLEGIRVIDWTIWQQGPVASVMLGDLGAEVIKIEERVAGDPGRGLTRISGIAMEGRPNFYFEANNRNKKSIAIDVKTAAGRDIVCQLAARADVFMQNFRQGVAARLGLDAATLRQHNPKLIYASASGYGPEGPESGAPSFDYMAQARSGIMLAAGEPDMPPVAIAGGIADQMGAIMLAYGVLAAVIARDRYGVGQDVDASHLGSMTWLQGLSVAARLMMGFAIPRQARAYTNNPLWNHYRCRDGQWLALGMLQPDRYWADLCRVLGRPELAEDLRFCDMRARTAHAAECIALLDEIFATAPRDHWLEVLARGGDFIFTVVNSVDDLPGDPQVLANDYVHDFDHPAFGTTQVVGIPIRLSATPGSVRLPAPELGQHTEEVLTGMLGYSWDEVAKLKEAGVI, encoded by the coding sequence ATGCCCATGCCGCTTGAAGGAATCCGTGTGATCGATTGGACCATCTGGCAGCAAGGCCCGGTGGCCTCGGTGATGCTAGGTGATCTGGGAGCCGAGGTAATCAAGATCGAGGAGCGGGTGGCTGGTGATCCCGGCCGCGGGCTGACACGGATCAGCGGCATCGCCATGGAGGGGCGGCCCAACTTCTACTTCGAGGCCAATAATCGCAACAAGAAGAGCATCGCCATCGACGTTAAGACAGCCGCCGGCCGCGACATCGTCTGCCAGCTGGCGGCGCGCGCGGATGTCTTCATGCAGAATTTCCGCCAAGGTGTTGCCGCCCGGCTGGGTTTAGACGCCGCTACGCTGCGCCAACACAACCCCAAGCTGATCTACGCCAGCGCCTCGGGTTACGGTCCCGAGGGGCCTGAAAGCGGCGCGCCGTCGTTCGATTACATGGCGCAGGCGCGCTCGGGCATCATGCTCGCCGCCGGTGAACCCGACATGCCGCCGGTAGCGATTGCCGGCGGCATCGCCGATCAGATGGGCGCGATTATGCTCGCCTACGGCGTGCTGGCCGCGGTGATTGCGCGCGATCGCTACGGTGTCGGCCAGGACGTTGATGCCTCACACTTGGGCAGTATGACTTGGCTGCAAGGCCTGAGCGTGGCGGCGCGCTTGATGATGGGCTTTGCGATTCCGCGCCAAGCCCGCGCCTACACCAATAACCCGTTGTGGAATCACTACCGCTGCCGTGACGGCCAGTGGCTGGCGCTGGGGATGCTGCAACCCGACCGCTACTGGGCCGACCTCTGCCGTGTGCTCGGCCGGCCGGAGCTGGCCGAGGACCTGCGCTTCTGCGACATGCGCGCCCGCACCGCGCACGCCGCCGAGTGCATCGCCCTCCTCGACGAGATCTTCGCCACCGCGCCGCGCGACCACTGGCTCGAGGTGCTCGCCCGGGGTGGGGACTTCATCTTCACCGTCGTCAACAGTGTCGATGACCTGCCCGGTGATCCGCAAGTGCTCGCCAACGACTACGTCCATGACTTCGACCACCCAGCCTTCGGGACCACGCAGGTCGTCGGCATTCCGATTCGGCTGAGCGCGACCCCGGGCAGTGTGCGCCTGCCCGCCCCCGAGCTTGGCCAGCACACCGAGGAGGTCCTCACCGGGATGCTCGGCTACAGCTGGGATGAGGTGGCGAAATTGAAGGAAGCCGGAGTCATCTGA
- a CDS encoding response regulator transcription factor encodes MPNERILLIEDDPAIVAGLEMNLSLEGYEVVSARDGDSGLKRVEDGKPDLILLDIMLPKRNGLEVLRRIRAHNAEIPVLIISARGDESDKVLGLELGADDYISKPFSVSELRARINARLRRKRVGAAGRQLEGFGEVRVDCERYRVTRAGKEVPMTAREFAVLAYFLRNPDRVITRDMLLHAVWKLEFSTLRTVDNFIARLRAKLEPDPDNPRYLLTVRGVGYRFEPEGGGAG; translated from the coding sequence ATGCCCAATGAACGCATACTGCTGATCGAAGATGATCCGGCGATCGTCGCCGGGCTGGAAATGAACTTGTCGCTGGAAGGCTACGAAGTGGTCTCGGCTCGTGACGGTGACAGCGGGCTCAAACGGGTGGAGGACGGCAAGCCGGACCTGATTCTACTCGACATCATGCTGCCCAAGCGCAACGGCCTCGAAGTGTTGCGCCGCATCCGTGCGCACAATGCCGAGATTCCCGTACTGATCATCAGCGCCCGCGGCGACGAAAGCGATAAGGTGCTCGGCCTGGAGTTGGGTGCCGATGACTACATCAGCAAGCCGTTCAGCGTCAGCGAGCTGCGCGCACGCATCAACGCCCGCTTGCGCCGCAAGCGGGTGGGAGCGGCCGGGCGCCAGCTCGAAGGCTTCGGCGAGGTGCGGGTCGATTGCGAGCGCTATCGCGTCACCCGCGCCGGCAAGGAAGTGCCGATGACCGCGCGCGAGTTCGCGGTGCTGGCCTATTTCCTGCGCAACCCGGATCGAGTGATCACGCGCGACATGTTGTTGCACGCGGTGTGGAAGCTGGAGTTCTCGACCCTACGGACGGTGGACAACTTCATCGCCCGCTTGCGTGCCAAACTCGAACCCGATCCCGACAATCCGCGCTACCTGCTCACAGTCCGTGGCGTGGGCTATCGCTTCGAGCCCGAGGGCGGTGGCGCGGGTTGA
- a CDS encoding SRPBCC family protein has product MSLAGAQEFSAEVAAPVRDCFAAITDFDAYPAWSPAIEEIHVLERYPDGLARLVEFHINMKLKTLRYVLEYEYNEPHRLTWHSVEGDIQSIEGSYEFEKLTARTTQATCRQAVVTGFWVPGPIRRLLERSAVQQSVLEFKAEAERRSRAAAKPRAKSKVRS; this is encoded by the coding sequence ATGTCGCTTGCAGGGGCTCAGGAGTTTTCTGCCGAGGTGGCAGCGCCGGTGCGCGACTGCTTCGCTGCGATCACCGACTTCGATGCCTATCCGGCCTGGTCGCCGGCGATCGAGGAGATCCACGTGCTCGAACGCTACCCGGATGGTCTGGCGCGTCTGGTCGAGTTTCACATCAACATGAAGCTCAAGACGCTGCGCTACGTGCTGGAGTACGAATACAATGAGCCGCACCGCCTGACCTGGCATTCGGTCGAGGGCGACATCCAATCGATCGAGGGCTCGTACGAGTTCGAGAAGCTCACGGCTAGGACCACGCAGGCCACCTGCCGCCAGGCGGTGGTCACCGGCTTCTGGGTGCCCGGCCCGATCCGCCGCCTGCTGGAACGCTCCGCGGTGCAGCAGTCGGTGCTGGAATTCAAGGCCGAAGCAGAAAGGCGCAGCCGCGCGGCCGCCAAGCCGCGCGCCAAGTCCAAGGTGAGATCGTAG